GCTGGACGGTCTTGCCATTCATGGAGAGGCGTCTGAGCTTCTCGACGGCGCGATTTTTTCGAGCAGCTGGATCAGCTGCTCGATCTCGGCCGCGCTCAGCTCGGAAAAGGCGCTTTGCAAGGCGTCGGTCAGCAAGGGAGCAGCGCGTTCCAGCAGCTCTCTTCCCGAATCCGTCAGATGGTGGCGGATCGCGCGACCGGGCCCGCTGATGCGCTCCACGAGGCCGCGCGTCGCCAATTTGCTCACGAGCTCGCCGACGGATTGATCCGTCATCAGGCACGCCTCGGCGAGCGCATGGGTCGATTGCCCCGGATGGGCGCGAATGCGCTCGAGGACGACCCAGAGCGCCATCGTCAGGCCCACGCTCGCCAGAGATCGATCGAAGGCGGCGCTCTTTGCGGTTTGCGCGCGCTTCAGCCCGAGCGCCGCCGCTCTCAATCGGTCATCGATCATATAAGGCTCCTTGTATAACCGTCTCGATCGCTATATAAGGGTCCTTGCATAAGGGCCTTTAATTTTCAGGAGAGCGCTCATGTCCATCGTCGAGTCCGCCGATTCCACGGGCGATACCGCCCGCGTCGCTCTTATAACCGGAGCCACTGCCGGCATGGGGCTCGAAATCGCGCGTCAGCTGGCGGAAAAAGGGTTGAAGGTCGTCATCTGCGCGCGTGACGTCGAGCGCGGCGCCGCCGTCGCGACGGAACTTCGCGCGGGGGGAGGGGATGTTGTCGCGCTCGCGCTGGACGTCACCGATTCCGCCGGCGTCTCGCAGGCCGCGATCCGGCTCGCCGGCGAGATTGGTCGGCTGGACGTGCTGATCAACAATGCGGGGATCGCCAGGGACCAGCACAAGCGTCCGACGGAAACGACATTGCAGGATTTTCGCGAGACCTATGAGACGAACGTCTTCGGCGCGGCCATGGTGACGAACGCGTTTCTGCCGTTGCTCATGAAATCGGACGACGGTCGCATCATAAATCAATCCGCCTTGCTCGGCTCGCACAGCATGACGGCGCGCATGGAGCCGCCTCTGGTGAAGCTCAATTGGCTCGCCTACAACAGCTCGAAAGCGGCGCTGAACTCGATCACGCTGGAATATGCGAAGCATTTGAGAGAGACCTCGGTCAAAGTCTATGCGACCTCGCCGGGGCAGGTCGCGACCGCGCTCAATGGTTATCGCGCGGGCGGGGTGACGCCGGCGGAGGGCGCCGCGGTCGCCGTGCGTCTCGCGACGCTTGACCCGGCGCCGCCGAGCGGCGGCTTCTGGGGGCCTGCCGGGCGACTGGACTGGTAGCGTCGACCCCAGCGGAAAATTGCTCCCTGCCCCGTTGCGCTATATGGAACATCGGAGCTTTCCCTCCCGTCCCGCGAGCGTCCTCATGCCCCATTCTGCCGATCATTCGCCGAGCGAGCGCGGAATGCGCCTGCTCTTCATCGGCGATGTGGTGGGGCGGGCCGGGCGCAAGGCGATACAGGAGCGGCTGCCGGAGCTGCGCCGTCGCTGGGCGCTCGATTTTATCGTCGTCAATGGCGAGAACGCCGCCGGCGGCTTCGGCATAACCGAGGCCATTTGCGACGAGATGCTCGCCGCCGGCGCCGATTGCATCACCACCGGCAATCACGCCTTCGATCAGCGCGAGGCGCTGGTTTTCATCGAGCGCCAGCCGCGGCTGCTGCGCCCCGTGAATTATCCGCCCGGAACGCCCGGCCGCGGCGCCAATCTCTACACGGCGGAGAACGGCCGCCAGGTGCTAGTCGTGAACGTCCAGGGCCGCGTATTCATGGATGCGCTGGACGATCCTTTCGCCGCCATTGAGCGGGAAGTGGGCGCCTGTCCGCTGGGCATGGCTTGCGACGCTCTCATCGTCGACATACATGCCGAAACGTCCAGCGAGAAAATGGCCATGGGCCATTTCGTCGACGGACGCGCCTCTCTGGTGGTGGGCACGCACACCCATGTGCCGACGGCGGACGGGCAGATCCTGCCCCATGGCACGGCCTATATGACCGACGCTGGCATGACCGGAGACTATGATTCGGTCATCGGCATGGAGAAGGAGGAGCCGCTGCGCCGCTTCACCCGCAAAACGCCGGGCGCCCGTTTCGAGCCCGCCCAGGGCGAGGCGACGCTCTGCGGCGTTGCGGTGGAGCTTTCGGCCGATGGCCTCGCGCGGCGCATCGCGCCGGTGCGGATCGGCGGCCGGCTGGCGCAGGCCAAGCCGGACTTCTGGCAGGAGGAGGACGAGGCCCGGGCAGGGCGGCTCGTCGAAGCGATCGGAGCGCCAAGGCGATGAGATGGGATCAGCTCGGCCAGTCCGACAACATCGAGGATCGACGCAGCCAGGATTACGCCGACGCCGGCGCGGGGCCGAGCTTCGGCGGCGGCGGCGGGCTCGGTCTCGGCACGATCGTCATTCTCGGCGTCCTCGCCTATGCGTTCGGCATAAATCCGGCGCTGCTGATCGGCGGCGCGGAAGTGCTCAGCAATATGCGCGGCGGCGGACAGGTGGCGCAGCAGCGGCTCGATCGCCCGACGCGTCAGGCGCCGACGGGCGCGCCGGCCGATCGCCAGGGTCAGTTCATCTCCGCCGTGCTCGCCGGCAATGAGCGCGTGTGGTCGCAGATTTTGCCCGAGCAAAAGGGCATTCGCTTCACCCCGGCGCGGCTCGTTCTGTTCAACGGCGTCACCGGCTCGGCCTGCGGACGCGCGCAATCGGCCATGGGGCCATTCTATTGCCCGGTCGATCAGAAAATCTATCTCGACACCTCGTTTTTCCGCGACATGGATCGGCGCTTCGGCGGCGGCGGCGATTTCGCTTATGCCTATGTGATCTCCCATGAGATGGGCCATCACATCGAGAATCTGCTCGGCATTCTGCCCAAGGTGCAGCGCGCGCAGCAGATGGCGTCGAGCCGCTCCGAGTCCAATAATCTCTCGGTCCGCGTCGAGCTGATGGCCGATTGCCTCTCCGGCGTCTGGGCCGCGCACGCCGATCAGAATTGGAAGATTCTCGAGAAGGGCGACATCGAAAAGGCGATCAACACCGCGCAGGCGATCGGCGACGATCGTCTCCAGCGTTCCGCGCAGGGCTATGCGGTGCCGGACAGCTTCACCCATGGCTCCTCGGCGCAGCGCGTCGAATGGTTCCAGCGCGGTCTGCAGACCGGCAAGATCGACGCCTGCAATACATTCACGGCGCAGCGCTAGTGTCCCGTCTCATAAATTTGTAGCCATGTCTCCGCGATCATGATTCTTTGGTCCCAATGGAGATTCGGAGGGGCGGACATGGCGAAGGGCAGAGCGACCAAAGCGACCAAGATCGAGCTGAGCGAGGTCGAACGGGAAAACCTCAACCGGCTCGTTCGGCGACGCAAGGTAGCGCGCGGGGATGCGCAGCGCGCGGAGATCGTGTTGCGGGCCGCCGAGGGGCTCAACAACTGCGAGATCGCGGCCGCGGTCGGCGTAACACGGCAGACCGTGCGCACATGGCGCGAGCGTTTCGCCAAGCACCGTCTCGATGGTCTCGACGATGAACCGCGCTGTGGCGCGCCACGCAAGATCGGCGACGACCGCGTCGAAGAGATCGTGACCAAGACACTTGAAACGCAGCCCAAGAACGCGACGCACTGGAGCACGCGCGGCATGGCGAAAGCATCGGGCGTGTCGACTTCGTCGGTGCATCGCATTTGGCGTGCGTTCTCCCTGCAACCACATCGCACCGAGACCTTCAAGCTTTCGACCGACCCGCAATTTGTCGAGAAAGTGCGCGACATCGTTGGTCTCTATCTCGATCCGCCCGACAAGGCGCTGGTGATATGCGTCGATGAAAAGAGCCAAATACAAGCGCTCGATCGAACGCAGCCGTTGCTGCCGATGCGCCCCGGACAGGTCGAGCGGCGCACGCACGACTACGACCGGCACGGCACAACGACGCTATTTGCCGGCTTCATCGCGGCTGTCACGGCCGAGACGGCCGTGAAGGCTGGCAGCGTGATCGGCACGTGCATGCCGCGCCATCGCGCGCAGGAGTTCCGCAAGTTTCTCGATGAAGTCGAGCGCAATGTTCCCTCCGGCCTCGACATTCATGTCGTGATGGACAATGCTTCGAGCCACAAGACGCAAATGATCCGCAGATGGTTCGCCAAGCGGCCGCACTGGCACATGCATTTCACTCCGACATCGTCGTCGTGGATCAATCAGGTCGAACGCTTCTTTGCGCTTCTGGCCGAGAAGCAGATCAAGCCAGGCGCGCACAAGTCTGTCAAAGACCTCATCGCCGCTATCAAGGCTTTCCTCGCCCAACAGAACGCCGATCCGAAACCGCTGCGCTGGACCAAGTCAGCCGACGACATCCTGGCGTCAATCGAACGCTTCTGTCGTCGTACAATCGACCTCCACGCGAAAGCTGGATAGAAATTTCTGAATCAGGACACTAGCGTCTCGCATCATTGTTCGACTGAGAAGCGAGCCTTCAGGCTCGCGGTCCAAAGCGCTCCCTGGACCGCGAGCCTTAGAGGCTCGCTCTTCGAAGCGGTTTCGATTTTGCGGAGATCGATTGCAATGCCCGACCAGCTCATTCCCAGAGCGCATCTGTTCGGCAATCCGACCAAGGCGGGGACGCGGCTGAGCCCGGACGGGCGGCGGCTCGCCTGGCTGCAGCCCGATGCGGGCGTGCTCAATATTTTCGTTGCGCCGCTCGATCGTCTCGAGGATGCGCGCGTCGTCACCCATGATCGCAAGCGCGGCGTGCGGAACTTCTCCTGGGCCTATGACGGCCACAGCCTGCTCTACATGCAGGACGAGGGCGGCGACGAGAATTTTCACGTCTATGTCGTCGACTCCGAGGGCGGACCCGCGCGCGATCTCACGCCTTTCGAGGGCGTCGCCGCGCGCGTCAGCGGAACCAGCCGCAAGATTCGCGATCGAATCCTTCTTTCGATCAACCGCCGCGACAAGCGCTTTCACGATCTCTATTCGGCGATCCTCGCCACCGGCGAATTGACGCTGGTGCAAGAAAATCCAGGCTTCGCCGGCTTCATCCATGACGACGATCTCACGCCGCGCCTCGCGCTGCGCAGCGGCAAGGATGGAAGCAGCGCGATTTTGCGTCCCGACGGCGCCGGCGGCTGGAGCCAATGGATCATCTTCTCGCCGGAGGATGCGCGCACATCATCGCCGCTGCATCTCGACGCCGCGGCGAAGACGTTGTTCTTGCGCGACAGCCGCGGGCGCGACAAGGCGGCGCTGTTTCGCGTCGATGTCGCCTCTGGCGAAACCAAGCTCATCGCCGAGAGCGACAAGGCCGATCTCGGTCATGTCATCGCCGATCGCGATAGCTATGAGCCGCTCGCCTATAGCGTCGAGCGCGAGCGCTTCGAATATGTCGCGCTCGACGATCGCATAAAGGCGGATATCGATTTTCTGAACGCGCGCGACATCGGCGATTGGAGCATCGGCAGCCGCACTGAGGACGATTCGCTCTGGACCGTCTCGGCGCAATCCGACACCAGCCCATCCGCTTCCTATCTCTATGATCGCCGCGCGAAGAGCCTGCGCCTGCTGCATCATGCGCGGCCGCAGCTCATCGGCGCGCCGCTGCGGCCCATGCGGCCGGTGACGATCAAATCGCGCGATGGGCTCGATCTCATCTGCTATCTCACTCTGCCGCAGACGGCGGAGGCGAAGGCGCCGCAGCCCATGGTGCTCTATGTGCACGGCGGACCGTGGGGGCGCGATTCCTTCGGCTATAACGCCACGCATCAATGGCTCGCCAATCGCGGCTACGCCGTGCTCAGCGTGAATTTCCGCGCCTCGACCGGGCTGGGAAAGGCCTTCGTCAACGCCGGCGATCACGAATGGGGCCGGCGCATGGACGATGATCTCAACGACGCCGTCGATTGGGCGATAAGGCAGGGCGTCGCCGATATGAGCCGCATCGCCATAATGGGCGGCAGCTATGGCGGCTACGCTACGCTGGTCGGCCTCACGCGCAATCCGCAGCGCTATGCTTGCGGCGTCGATGTCGTCGGCCCGTCCAATCTCGAGACGTTGATCGCGACCATTCCGCCCTATTGGGAATCTGCGCGCGCGCAATTGGTGAAGGCGCTCGGCGATCCGGCGACGGAGGAGGGGCGCGCGCTGCTGCGCGAGCGCTCGCCGCTCAATTTCGCCGATCGTCTCGCCAAGCCGCTGCTGATCGCGCAAGGCGCCAATGATCCGCGCGTGAAAAAGGCCGAGGCCGAGCAGATGGTGGCGGCGCTGGAAGCCAAGAAGATTCCCGTCGCCTATCTGCTCTATCCCGACGAGGGCCATGGCTTCGCGCGGCCGGAGAATGCGCTCTCCTACCACGCCGTCGCGGAGAATTTCCTCGCCCGTCATCTCGGCGGCCGCGCCGAGCCGGTGCGCGCGGAGGAGCTTGCTGCGAGCAGCCTGAAGATAGAGAAGGGCGCGTCGGAGCTGGCGTTGCCATGAAGCGAGCCTGACGTTACGTCAGATCGCGCGGCGGGCTTTCGTCGTCAGCTCGGTCGCGCGCAGCTTTTTGGCGAGCGTCGCCAGATCGCCGGCGGCGCCGAAATCCTCGCGCCGCGCGACGAGGCCCACCGCTTCCGCCAGCCGTGGCGCGATGCGCGTCAGCAGCGAGCTGGGCGCCGCGCGCAGCACCAGCGCGCGGCCCTGCTCGCCATAGGACAGAGCGTCGCGCAATTCATCGACGAAGCCGCGCTCCGGCGCATGGCCGGCGCGCAGAACCAGCACATCGGGATAGCGCATCGCCGGCAGCGCGCGGGCGAGGCCGGAACGCGCGTCGACGGCTTCCACCAGCCCGCAGCCCGCCTCCTCGGCGATGATGCCGAGGCCGGAGTCGGGCGGCCCCACCAGCACGGCGTCGGCGACGAGGCCGGCGACGCAGGCGTCGATGAGCGAGGCGAGCGTGCGCACGATCGCGTCGCGCTCGGCCGATTCCCGGGCGCGCCCGCCCGTCGCCGGGGGCGTGTCGAATGCGAGTATGACGGCCGAGAGCATGAGCGTCGCCAGAGAGAGCGCCTGTCGTAAGACGCTCATATCCCACATTTTCGCCATGCTCGGCAAATGCGCCGCGTCAGGCCCGCCAAATGCGCCGCGTCAGCTTCGCAACGAGTCGAATGTCGAGCCGATCTCGGCGGCGGCGAAATCCGCTATGGCCGCGGGCAGCAGCGGGTCCTCGCCCGCGATCCAGCGCCGCTCGGCGTCCGCATCGTCGAGCGCTATGGCGACGGCGCCATTGAGCTCATAGAGGCGCCAGGCGAGGCTCGCCGAGCGCAGCGATGACATCAGCGCATTCTGCACCATGCTGCGGACCATGAGATGCGGCGTCGAGACGGCGGTGTCGGCGTCATGGCCGCTGGTCGCGGCGATGCAGGCGTTCTTGTCATAGGAGGCGTGGCCGCGGCAGGCGAGCGGCCGCAGCCGATAGAGCAGGCAGAGGCCGGCCTCTATGTAAGGGCAGGGCTGGCGCAGCGCCATGCGCGCGCTCTCCGAGCAGCCATTGGCGAAAGCGTTGATCGCCCCTATGCGCCCCGGCAGATCGACGCCGCGCTGCGCCAGCGCGCGCTGATTGGCGTTGACGAAACGCGCGATGAGAAACACCTCGGGAGCCGTGGCGACGACGCGCAGCACGCAGCAGGCGGGACAATCGCCGGCGCAGGCGATGGCCGGCGCGCCTTCCGTCTGAATGACGAGATTGCCCTCGAAGCTGTCGAAGGCCTGGAGGCACAGCGCGCCGATGAACTCCGGCCGCGCGCGGCGTTCGCGGATCGTCGCGTCGAAGGCGTCGGCCATAGCGTTGAAGAAGGAGGAGGGGCCGTCGGCGGTCGGTGTCGGATCGGTCATGGGCGCGCTCGGGTCGTGGCTCTCGTTGATGTTATGTAAACATGATACATAACGATGAGCAAGCCGCCGAGTCCCCCAAAATGTCGGCGGCCGGAACTCGCATCCTGCTCGCGCGTTTTCTACCGCTTCGGGGCCGGGCGCGCAAAGGGGAGGACGTCATGGGACGAAACCTGTCGAAACTGGCCGCGGCCGCCGTCGCAGTCTTCGGCGTCGCCGGCGCTGCGCAGGCGCATAATGATTTCACCGATCGCGCGGAATATTACGCCGCCACGCCGCAGGCCCCGGCCTATTACGAGCCGCAATATTATTATGCTTATCCGAGCTATTCGGAGCCGTATTATTCAGGGCGCTCGATCTATGTCGCGCCCCGGCGCAGGTGGCGCGATCGATAGGCGGGGATGTCTAAAGAGCGCGAGGCGCGAGCTTCAAAACTCGACCTCGAGCTCCTCGATCTCTTCCTTCTCGAGCAGCGCGGCCGCGATCCATTCCTGCATCGCCGGCAATTCGAAAATGCGGTCGCAATAGGCCTGGCTGACGTCGTCCAGCGGAACGTCGTAAGTGCGAAAGCGCGTCGCCACCGGCGCGTACATGGCGTCGGCCATGGAGAGCTGGCCGAAGAGATAAGGCCCGCCATAGGTCTCGAGGCATTCGCGCCAGATCTGCGTGACGCGCGCGATGTCGCCTTGCGCCTTCGACCAGACCTTGAACTTGGGGAAATGGCCTTTCAGATTCATCGGCAGCGCCGAGCGCAGCGAGGTGAAGCCCGAGTGAATCTCGCCGCAGATGGAGCGGCAATGCGCGCGGCGCATGCGATCGGTCGGCAATAGTCCCGCCGTCGGCGCGATCTCGTTCAAGAACTCTCCGATCGCCAGAGTGTCCCAAATCTTCGCGCCGTCATGCGTGAGGCATGGCACGAGGATGGACGGCGACAGCAGGAGTATTTCCGCGCGCGCCGCGACATCGTCGGGGCTGACGACGATTTCCTCGAAAGCGACGCCGGAGAGCTTGGCCATCAGCCAGCCCCGCAAGGACCAAGACGAATAGTTTTTGCTGCTGATCGTGAGCGTCGTCGTCGCCGCCGTTTTCGCCGCCATGAGAAACGCTTCCTCCTTTTCCTTTGGTGGACTGTGCAGCAAGCGCTGTGCCATGCTAGAGCCCGTCCATGGCACGGGGCTTGCTCGACCTGCCCCATCGGTAACGGAAGGTTTCGCTCAGCCGCATGATGTATGACGCATATCAGAGCTACGCCGACGTGAGCAATCGACTTCGTCTGGCGGCGGCGAGCGGCGAGCGACTGGCTCGCCTATGGAAATCGACGCCTTACGCCTCGCCTTTGCGGTGCTTCGAGGCTTATTGCGAGCTGGTCTCGCTGCTCGGCTTCACGCATGTGCGTCCCGACTATGGCGTCACGCAGATCACGACACACAATGGCGCCGTTATCGACGTGATAGAGGAGCCGGTCTATTCGACGCCCTTCTGCCAGCTGCTGCGCTTCGTGCGCAAGGATGCGGAAAATCTCCCGCGCGTGCTGCTCGTCGCGCCCATGTCCGGGCATTTCGCGACTCTGCTGCGCGGCACGATCCGCACGCTCGCGCAGGACCACGACGTCTACGTCACCGACTGGATCAACACGCGCGACATACCGCTCTCGCAGGGCGTTTTCGGCATGGACGAGTTCGTCCAGCATCTGATCGATTTTCTGCGCTTCCTCGGCCCGCCCGCCCATGTCGTCGCGGTCTGCCAGCCGACGGTCGCCGCGCTCTCCACCGTCTCGATAATGGCCGAGGACAATGACCCCGCGCAGCCGGCGAGCCTGACGCTGATGGCTGGACCGCTCGATGTCAGCGTGTCGCCGACCAAGGTCAATGAATTCGCCGTCTCCAAGCCGATCGAATGGTTTCACAACAATGTGATCGGCACTGTGCCGCGGATGCTGCCGGGGGCGGGGCGGCGCGTCTATCCAGGCTTTCTGCAAATCTCCGGCTTCATGAGCATGAACGCCGAGCGCCACGCCAACGCTTTCATCGATCTCTTCCGCCATCGCGTCGAAGGCGATCACGAGAAGGCGGACCGCATCCGCACCTTCTATGAGGAATATTTCGCGATCATGGACCTCGATGCGGATTTCTATCTGCAGACGATCGAGACCGTCTTCCACAAAAATGCCCTTTCTGCAGGCAGTCTGCTTTTTAAAGGGCGCAAGGTGACGCCGCGCGCGATCAAGAAGACCTTCCTGCTCACGGTGGAGGGCGAGAAGGACGATATTTGCGCCGTGGGCCAGACGCTCGCCGCCCAGGATATGTGCAGCGGCCTGCGTCCCTATATGAAGTCGCACCATTTGCAGGCTGGCGTCGGCCATTATGGCGTCTTCAACGGCAAGCGCTGGGACAATCAGATCTACCCCGTGGTGCGCGACCACATCCAGAACAGCCTGTGAGCGGGCGAAGGCTGCGCTCGCCGCGCCTTCCCTGACGAAGCTTCTTTGAGCAAAGTGGCGAGACGGTCGGTGCGGATATTTGTCCGCGGCGGGCGCGAGCCTGTCTCCATCGGAGCGCCCAATCGGCAGGCGGCCCGCTTTTCAGAAGGCGCGCGGCGGGGCCGCTCCATCCGTTGCAGCGACAATCAGGACAGCCTGCGCCGGGCCGGCCGAGGCCGGGACTGTGACAAATTGTTGCAGGGCGTCACGGCGGCGCCGCAAGGGCGCGGGCAGGGCGTTCGCCGGGGGTGGATGACCTCATATAAATATCTGAATTATAATAATATATAGTGGCTGTTGAGGCATCGTGAAGGTTACTGGATCATTACGTTCCTCTATAGCCCGACGGGAATTTTTCCTTGAAGTTTTTGTGCGGCGCAATATTCTAAGTTCACTGAATTTCGGCCCGCTCCGTCGGGCATCGTTCCCGCGCCGCGCCGCCGAAATCGTAATTTAGAGAAGCCTTCCGACCCGTTCGACGGTGGCTGCGAAGGCGAGACGAGGTCACTATGGAATCGATCAAGACTTGGTTTCAGGACTGGTCCGACGCCTGCGAATACGCCAAGGAATGCGCGCCCGACCTGTCTTTCCTCCCCGGCGAGCCCTTCACCGCGCTTTTCGGCATCGCCGCCGTCTGCTTCCTCGTCTGGTGGTGGAACGAGCGTTCCCTGCGCGCCAAAATGGCGATCGTCGCCAGCGCCTGGGCCACGCCGCTGCAGGTCGAGGCTCCCGCGAGCCCGGTCGCCACTCCTGACCGCGCATGGGCTCTCACCCCGGCCGCTCTGAAGCGCGCCGCTTGATCTCACCCGGCGGGCGGCGGCGCGAAAGCGCAGGCCGCCCGATCGCTTTCGGGCGAAAGGTCGACAGGGCGCCGGCCATAGGCTAGGCGTGGAGCAGGACTCCGCCGGATACGCCGCCGCGATGCGCATCGACTCACGCCACTACCGCACCATCTGGGAAAACGCCGACGGAAGCGTCGAGGCGATCGACCAGACCAAGCTCCCCCACAGATTCGAGACCAAAAGGCTCGCCTCGCTCGACGACGCCGTCGCCGCGATCGCGACCATGGTCGTGCGCGGCGCGCCGCTGATCGGCGTCACCGGCGCCTATGGGCTGGCGCTCGCCGCGGCCGTCGATCCGAGCGACTCGGCGCTGGACGAGGCCCATGCGCGGCTCGCCGCGGCGCGCCCCACGGCCGTCAATTTGCGCTGGGCGCTCGACCGCATGCGTAGGTTGCTGCTTTCCGCGGCTCCCTCGGACCGGCGCGCGCTGGCCTTCGGCGAGGCGGCCGCCATCGCCGATGAGGATGCGCTCTGCTGCGAGGCGATCGCCGACCATGGCGCGACGCTGATTTGCGCCGCCGCCGCCGAGCATCCGGGCCGGCCGGTCAATATTCTCACCCATTGCAACGCCGGCTGGCTCGCCGCCGTCGATTGGGGTACGGCGCTCGCGCCCATCTACAAGGCGGCGCGCGATGGAATCGACCTGCATGTGTGGGTCGACGAGACGCGGCCGCGCAATCAAGGCGCGAGCCTCACCGCCTTCGAGCTTTCGGGCGAAGGGATTCCCCACACCGTCATCGCCGACAACACGGGCGGCCA
The sequence above is a segment of the Methylosinus sp. PW1 genome. Coding sequences within it:
- a CDS encoding MarR family winged helix-turn-helix transcriptional regulator — translated: MIDDRLRAAALGLKRAQTAKSAAFDRSLASVGLTMALWVVLERIRAHPGQSTHALAEACLMTDQSVGELVSKLATRGLVERISGPGRAIRHHLTDSGRELLERAAPLLTDALQSAFSELSAAEIEQLIQLLEKIAPSRSSDASP
- a CDS encoding SDR family oxidoreductase produces the protein MSIVESADSTGDTARVALITGATAGMGLEIARQLAEKGLKVVICARDVERGAAVATELRAGGGDVVALALDVTDSAGVSQAAIRLAGEIGRLDVLINNAGIARDQHKRPTETTLQDFRETYETNVFGAAMVTNAFLPLLMKSDDGRIINQSALLGSHSMTARMEPPLVKLNWLAYNSSKAALNSITLEYAKHLRETSVKVYATSPGQVATALNGYRAGGVTPAEGAAVAVRLATLDPAPPSGGFWGPAGRLDW
- a CDS encoding TIGR00282 family metallophosphoesterase; this encodes MRLLFIGDVVGRAGRKAIQERLPELRRRWALDFIVVNGENAAGGFGITEAICDEMLAAGADCITTGNHAFDQREALVFIERQPRLLRPVNYPPGTPGRGANLYTAENGRQVLVVNVQGRVFMDALDDPFAAIEREVGACPLGMACDALIVDIHAETSSEKMAMGHFVDGRASLVVGTHTHVPTADGQILPHGTAYMTDAGMTGDYDSVIGMEKEEPLRRFTRKTPGARFEPAQGEATLCGVAVELSADGLARRIAPVRIGGRLAQAKPDFWQEEDEARAGRLVEAIGAPRR
- a CDS encoding neutral zinc metallopeptidase — protein: MRWDQLGQSDNIEDRRSQDYADAGAGPSFGGGGGLGLGTIVILGVLAYAFGINPALLIGGAEVLSNMRGGGQVAQQRLDRPTRQAPTGAPADRQGQFISAVLAGNERVWSQILPEQKGIRFTPARLVLFNGVTGSACGRAQSAMGPFYCPVDQKIYLDTSFFRDMDRRFGGGGDFAYAYVISHEMGHHIENLLGILPKVQRAQQMASSRSESNNLSVRVELMADCLSGVWAAHADQNWKILEKGDIEKAINTAQAIGDDRLQRSAQGYAVPDSFTHGSSAQRVEWFQRGLQTGKIDACNTFTAQR
- a CDS encoding IS630 family transposase, which produces MAKGRATKATKIELSEVERENLNRLVRRRKVARGDAQRAEIVLRAAEGLNNCEIAAAVGVTRQTVRTWRERFAKHRLDGLDDEPRCGAPRKIGDDRVEEIVTKTLETQPKNATHWSTRGMAKASGVSTSSVHRIWRAFSLQPHRTETFKLSTDPQFVEKVRDIVGLYLDPPDKALVICVDEKSQIQALDRTQPLLPMRPGQVERRTHDYDRHGTTTLFAGFIAAVTAETAVKAGSVIGTCMPRHRAQEFRKFLDEVERNVPSGLDIHVVMDNASSHKTQMIRRWFAKRPHWHMHFTPTSSSWINQVERFFALLAEKQIKPGAHKSVKDLIAAIKAFLAQQNADPKPLRWTKSADDILASIERFCRRTIDLHAKAG
- a CDS encoding S9 family peptidase, whose translation is MPDQLIPRAHLFGNPTKAGTRLSPDGRRLAWLQPDAGVLNIFVAPLDRLEDARVVTHDRKRGVRNFSWAYDGHSLLYMQDEGGDENFHVYVVDSEGGPARDLTPFEGVAARVSGTSRKIRDRILLSINRRDKRFHDLYSAILATGELTLVQENPGFAGFIHDDDLTPRLALRSGKDGSSAILRPDGAGGWSQWIIFSPEDARTSSPLHLDAAAKTLFLRDSRGRDKAALFRVDVASGETKLIAESDKADLGHVIADRDSYEPLAYSVERERFEYVALDDRIKADIDFLNARDIGDWSIGSRTEDDSLWTVSAQSDTSPSASYLYDRRAKSLRLLHHARPQLIGAPLRPMRPVTIKSRDGLDLICYLTLPQTAEAKAPQPMVLYVHGGPWGRDSFGYNATHQWLANRGYAVLSVNFRASTGLGKAFVNAGDHEWGRRMDDDLNDAVDWAIRQGVADMSRIAIMGGSYGGYATLVGLTRNPQRYACGVDVVGPSNLETLIATIPPYWESARAQLVKALGDPATEEGRALLRERSPLNFADRLAKPLLIAQGANDPRVKKAEAEQMVAALEAKKIPVAYLLYPDEGHGFARPENALSYHAVAENFLARHLGGRAEPVRAEELAASSLKIEKGASELALP
- a CDS encoding transposase: MSVLRQALSLATLMLSAVILAFDTPPATGGRARESAERDAIVRTLASLIDACVAGLVADAVLVGPPDSGLGIIAEEAGCGLVEAVDARSGLARALPAMRYPDVLVLRAGHAPERGFVDELRDALSYGEQGRALVLRAAPSSLLTRIAPRLAEAVGLVARREDFGAAGDLATLAKKLRATELTTKARRAI
- a CDS encoding glutathione S-transferase family protein, whose amino-acid sequence is MAAKTAATTTLTISSKNYSSWSLRGWLMAKLSGVAFEEIVVSPDDVAARAEILLLSPSILVPCLTHDGAKIWDTLAIGEFLNEIAPTAGLLPTDRMRRAHCRSICGEIHSGFTSLRSALPMNLKGHFPKFKVWSKAQGDIARVTQIWRECLETYGGPYLFGQLSMADAMYAPVATRFRTYDVPLDDVSQAYCDRIFELPAMQEWIAAALLEKEEIEELEVEF
- a CDS encoding polyhydroxyalkanoate depolymerase; amino-acid sequence: MMYDAYQSYADVSNRLRLAAASGERLARLWKSTPYASPLRCFEAYCELVSLLGFTHVRPDYGVTQITTHNGAVIDVIEEPVYSTPFCQLLRFVRKDAENLPRVLLVAPMSGHFATLLRGTIRTLAQDHDVYVTDWINTRDIPLSQGVFGMDEFVQHLIDFLRFLGPPAHVVAVCQPTVAALSTVSIMAEDNDPAQPASLTLMAGPLDVSVSPTKVNEFAVSKPIEWFHNNVIGTVPRMLPGAGRRVYPGFLQISGFMSMNAERHANAFIDLFRHRVEGDHEKADRIRTFYEEYFAIMDLDADFYLQTIETVFHKNALSAGSLLFKGRKVTPRAIKKTFLLTVEGEKDDICAVGQTLAAQDMCSGLRPYMKSHHLQAGVGHYGVFNGKRWDNQIYPVVRDHIQNSL
- the mtnA gene encoding S-methyl-5-thioribose-1-phosphate isomerase, coding for MRIDSRHYRTIWENADGSVEAIDQTKLPHRFETKRLASLDDAVAAIATMVVRGAPLIGVTGAYGLALAAAVDPSDSALDEAHARLAAARPTAVNLRWALDRMRRLLLSAAPSDRRALAFGEAAAIADEDALCCEAIADHGATLICAAAAEHPGRPVNILTHCNAGWLAAVDWGTALAPIYKAARDGIDLHVWVDETRPRNQGASLTAFELSGEGIPHTVIADNTGGHLMQHGLVDLCIVGSDRTTRIGDVCNKIGTYLKALAAHDNGVPFYVALPSSTIDWAMRDGVAEIPIEQRDASEVTHISGLADNGAVTRVQVTPKGSPAANYAFDVTPARLVGALITERGVCAASEAGLRGLFPDLA